The Streptomyces avermitilis MA-4680 = NBRC 14893 genome contains a region encoding:
- a CDS encoding caspase family protein, with translation MAGSVIHLDENAGPPATHGLVVGVGKYPHLEGGEAPVADSDGMRQLSSPPLSARAFARWLLAEYHDPQRPLGSVSLLLSEEQPAPFVNPRTGTAHEVEVATIDNILAAVTQWYDRGDSHVDNRLVFYFCGHGISQGDDMALLAADIFADPHNPLNGALDFAGLMNGLKRCKASQQVFFLDACRSNSDVLIEASGTRFAGRTPLGAGARPLDLPRRFHIPYYATLSGDQSHARPGQVSLFTEALLKSLAGAASDDPEGDWRVNTAHLLEAIDHFMHQPCFAGMVAGVQVPAVGELPVFVLHQLAGPPVVPVYVGCDPAQDNAEAEFVCLEGGRERLRRTLNDVDDTDPESEWAIELSFGDYDFEARLGERDVRTKTITVRPVFRRVHLVKS, from the coding sequence ATGGCCGGTTCTGTGATCCACCTCGATGAGAATGCCGGGCCTCCGGCCACCCACGGACTGGTCGTCGGTGTCGGCAAATACCCCCATCTCGAGGGCGGCGAGGCTCCGGTAGCGGATTCGGACGGCATGCGGCAGCTCAGCTCACCGCCTCTCTCCGCCCGTGCCTTCGCGAGGTGGCTGCTCGCCGAGTACCACGACCCGCAGCGGCCGCTCGGCAGCGTCTCGCTGCTGCTGAGCGAGGAACAGCCGGCCCCGTTCGTGAACCCCCGTACCGGGACCGCCCACGAGGTCGAGGTCGCCACCATCGACAACATCCTCGCCGCGGTCACACAGTGGTACGACCGGGGCGACAGCCACGTCGACAACCGGCTCGTCTTCTACTTCTGCGGACACGGCATCTCGCAGGGCGACGACATGGCGCTCCTCGCCGCCGACATCTTCGCCGACCCGCACAACCCCCTCAACGGCGCACTGGACTTCGCGGGCCTGATGAACGGACTCAAGCGCTGCAAGGCCTCCCAGCAGGTCTTCTTCCTCGACGCCTGCCGCTCCAACTCCGACGTGCTCATCGAGGCTTCGGGCACGCGCTTCGCCGGACGGACGCCGCTCGGGGCGGGGGCCCGACCGCTGGACCTTCCCCGACGGTTCCACATCCCTTACTACGCCACCCTGTCCGGCGACCAGTCGCACGCCCGGCCCGGGCAGGTGAGCCTGTTCACGGAGGCGCTGCTCAAGAGCCTCGCCGGTGCGGCGAGCGACGACCCCGAAGGCGACTGGCGGGTCAACACCGCCCATCTGCTGGAGGCGATCGACCACTTCATGCACCAGCCCTGCTTCGCCGGCATGGTCGCGGGCGTCCAGGTCCCCGCGGTGGGTGAACTGCCGGTGTTCGTCCTCCACCAGCTGGCCGGTCCGCCGGTCGTCCCGGTCTACGTGGGCTGCGACCCCGCACAGGACAACGCGGAGGCCGAGTTCGTGTGCCTCGAAGGCGGACGCGAGCGGCTGCGCCGGACACTGAACGACGTCGACGACACCGATCCGGAGAGCGAATGGGCCATTGAACTGAGCTTCGGCGACTACGACTTCGAGGCGAGGCTCGGCGAGCGGGACGTACGGACGAAGACCATCACCGTCCGCCCGGTGTTCCGCCGGGTGCACCTGGTGAAGTCATGA
- a CDS encoding T6SS phospholipase effector Tle1-like catalytic domain-containing protein: protein MAENPGGTNLVVCLDGTGNQLKAKGNTNVIRLYEMLDLADPERQIAFYDPGVGTFSAAGAWTPVSRRLSRLFGLAFGSGMKTNLAEAYTYLMNHYAPGDRIYIFGFSRGAYTARALVGMLKTIGLMRPGMENLVPYAVSVYAKNKDWTQKDWDQLHHFAGAFSNAVDGRIGIPVHYLGIWDSVKAAGVLRWNLRWPYTRQLPNVRRIRHAVSIDEKRRPYREYLVTAGTKKQTAPASVEQVWFAGVHSDVGGTFDDDPRLPTVSLKWVVDGALAAGLLVKTGAYAREVTLGPEHALGEVHRMGRIWALLSYRHRRVPPDAHVHASVRARLAGDPGYGDRIPATAVWADSDWLSPSPESAPRRATPDDGTRAASGPLGGRTAARRPPRW, encoded by the coding sequence ATGGCCGAGAACCCCGGCGGCACCAATCTGGTCGTCTGCCTCGACGGCACGGGTAACCAATTGAAGGCGAAAGGAAATACCAACGTCATCCGGCTGTACGAGATGCTGGACCTCGCCGACCCCGAACGGCAGATCGCGTTCTACGACCCCGGTGTCGGCACCTTCTCCGCCGCGGGCGCGTGGACGCCCGTCAGCCGCCGTCTCTCGAGACTCTTCGGTCTCGCCTTCGGCTCCGGAATGAAGACCAACCTGGCCGAGGCCTACACGTACCTGATGAACCATTACGCGCCCGGCGACCGCATCTACATCTTCGGTTTCAGCCGCGGCGCCTATACGGCACGCGCCCTTGTGGGCATGCTCAAGACGATCGGTCTGATGCGGCCCGGCATGGAGAACCTCGTGCCGTACGCCGTGTCCGTCTACGCGAAGAACAAGGACTGGACCCAGAAGGACTGGGACCAACTCCACCACTTCGCGGGCGCCTTCAGCAACGCGGTCGACGGGCGGATCGGCATCCCCGTCCACTACCTCGGGATCTGGGACTCCGTGAAGGCCGCGGGTGTCCTGCGGTGGAACCTGCGGTGGCCGTACACCCGTCAACTCCCCAACGTCCGAAGGATCCGCCACGCCGTGTCGATCGACGAGAAGCGCCGGCCCTACCGCGAGTACCTCGTCACGGCGGGCACCAAGAAGCAGACGGCGCCGGCCTCGGTCGAGCAGGTGTGGTTCGCCGGTGTCCACTCCGATGTAGGCGGCACCTTCGACGACGACCCGCGGCTGCCCACCGTCTCCCTCAAGTGGGTCGTGGACGGCGCCCTCGCGGCAGGCCTCCTCGTGAAGACCGGGGCGTACGCGCGTGAGGTGACCCTCGGACCCGAGCACGCGCTGGGCGAGGTGCACCGGATGGGCCGGATCTGGGCCCTGCTCAGCTACCGGCACCGCAGGGTCCCGCCGGACGCGCATGTCCACGCGAGCGTGCGGGCACGGCTGGCAGGGGATCCGGGCTACGGGGACCGGATCCCGGCGACGGCGGTCTGGGCCGACAGCGACTGGCTCAGCCCCTCGCCGGAATCGGCGCCGCGGCGGGCGACGCCCGACGACGGAACCCGAGCCGCCTCCGGTCCCCTCGGCGGACGAACGGCGGCAAGGCGTCCGCCCCGCTGGTGA
- a CDS encoding DoxX family protein, which produces MSRSERSSLLLAGLLATAGVAHFAAPRQFDATIPRALPGKPRTWTYASGIAELALAAGVALPRTRRAAALATAAFFVGVFPANVQMAVDWRHRPAPLRTAALARLPLQVPLVLWARGVAKGAEGRS; this is translated from the coding sequence GTGTCCCGGTCGGAACGCTCATCCCTGCTACTCGCCGGCCTGTTGGCCACCGCGGGCGTCGCTCACTTCGCCGCACCACGGCAGTTCGACGCGACCATTCCGCGCGCTCTGCCGGGGAAGCCCCGGACCTGGACGTACGCGAGCGGCATCGCCGAACTGGCGCTGGCGGCCGGGGTGGCGCTGCCCCGTACGCGGCGTGCCGCGGCGCTCGCCACCGCCGCCTTCTTCGTCGGCGTGTTCCCCGCCAACGTCCAGATGGCCGTGGACTGGCGTCACCGCCCCGCACCCCTCAGGACCGCGGCCCTCGCGCGGCTTCCCCTCCAGGTGCCGCTCGTGCTGTGGGCGCGTGGCGTGGCCAAGGGCGCGGAGGGCCGGTCATGA
- a CDS encoding peroxiredoxin — protein MTRRVDVGDKVEDFVLPDETGTPRQLSDLVADGPVVLFFYPAALTAGCTAEACHFRDLAAEFAAAGARPVGISGDPVDRQQEFAGQHTLGFPLLSDEDGTIRERFGVKRGFSLAPTKRVTFVIAEDRTVLEVVRSELRMSAHADRALTALRAHRS, from the coding sequence ATGACGCGTCGTGTGGATGTCGGCGACAAGGTCGAGGACTTCGTCCTGCCGGACGAGACCGGTACGCCCCGGCAACTGTCGGACCTGGTCGCCGACGGGCCGGTGGTGCTGTTCTTCTATCCCGCCGCGCTGACCGCCGGCTGCACCGCGGAAGCATGCCACTTCCGGGATCTGGCCGCGGAGTTCGCCGCCGCCGGCGCGCGGCCGGTGGGAATCAGCGGTGATCCGGTCGACCGCCAGCAGGAGTTCGCCGGACAGCACACGCTCGGCTTCCCGCTGCTGTCCGACGAGGACGGAACGATCCGTGAGCGGTTCGGCGTGAAGCGCGGCTTCTCCCTGGCGCCCACCAAGCGCGTCACCTTCGTCATCGCCGAGGACCGCACGGTCCTGGAGGTGGTGCGCAGCGAACTGCGCATGAGCGCGCACGCCGACCGGGCCCTCACCGCCCTGCGCGCGCACCGGAGCTGA
- a CDS encoding SGNH/GDSL hydrolase family protein, producing the protein MSAASYRRRAAGVVSAVILAVCGPLTVSSSAQTQAQAPTGTAGTPAAAQSKHSVVTWGASADRQSAGPADRSYRLIVRTSVGGTNMRIRLSNAFGDHPVTFANAYAGLRKQGAELVHGSNRKLSFDGAASVTVPAGETVLSDPLPGKLAAQSDLVVSLYVTGAQGPTTGHGMAMQTNYATAGDHAAEEGAANWTDPMGSWYWLDAVDVETSTAVSSVVALGDSITDGWASTTDGNRRWPDYLARRLQAASGSTVKGVANEGISGNKVLADGAGEAALKRLQRDVLSQPGVSTVFLFEGINDIKAHSGVTVEDMIAGYQEIIDRAHTAGKCVVGATVMPFKGWYEYDDASEAVRQGVNDWIRNSGALDAVTDFDKITRSPYDQQRILPFFDGGDHLHPNDKGMQAMADAVDLKALGCRATGGTQAARG; encoded by the coding sequence ATGAGCGCTGCCTCGTACCGGCGCCGGGCGGCGGGCGTCGTCTCAGCGGTGATCCTGGCGGTCTGCGGACCCCTGACGGTCTCCTCGTCGGCGCAGACGCAGGCGCAAGCGCCGACGGGCACGGCGGGGACCCCGGCCGCCGCGCAGTCCAAGCACTCCGTGGTCACCTGGGGCGCGAGTGCCGACCGGCAGAGCGCCGGGCCCGCCGACCGCAGTTACCGGTTGATCGTGCGCACCAGCGTCGGCGGCACGAACATGCGTATCCGGCTGTCCAACGCCTTCGGTGACCACCCGGTGACCTTCGCGAACGCGTACGCGGGGCTGCGGAAGCAGGGTGCGGAGCTGGTCCACGGCTCCAACCGGAAGCTGTCCTTCGACGGGGCCGCGTCCGTCACCGTCCCGGCCGGTGAGACCGTGCTCAGCGATCCGCTGCCCGGAAAGCTGGCCGCTCAGAGCGATCTGGTCGTCAGCCTGTACGTGACAGGCGCCCAGGGACCGACGACCGGTCACGGGATGGCCATGCAGACCAATTACGCGACCGCGGGCGACCACGCCGCCGAGGAGGGCGCGGCCAACTGGACCGACCCGATGGGCTCCTGGTACTGGCTGGACGCCGTCGATGTGGAGACATCCACGGCGGTCAGCTCGGTGGTGGCCCTCGGCGACTCCATCACCGACGGATGGGCCTCGACCACGGACGGGAACCGCCGCTGGCCCGACTATCTCGCCCGACGGCTCCAGGCCGCGTCCGGCAGCACTGTGAAGGGAGTGGCGAACGAGGGCATTTCGGGCAACAAGGTGCTCGCGGACGGCGCCGGTGAGGCCGCGCTGAAGAGGCTCCAGCGTGATGTGCTCTCCCAGCCCGGGGTCAGCACGGTGTTCCTGTTCGAAGGCATCAACGACATCAAGGCCCACTCCGGCGTCACGGTGGAGGACATGATCGCCGGCTATCAGGAGATCATCGACCGGGCGCACACGGCGGGCAAGTGCGTCGTCGGCGCGACCGTCATGCCGTTCAAGGGCTGGTACGAGTACGACGACGCCTCCGAGGCCGTGCGCCAGGGCGTCAACGACTGGATCAGGAACAGCGGCGCGCTCGACGCCGTGACGGATTTCGACAAGATCACGCGCAGTCCGTACGACCAGCAGCGGATCCTGCCGTTCTTCGACGGCGGCGACCACCTGCATCCCAACGACAAGGGGATGCAGGCGATGGCCGACGCGGTCGACCTCAAGGCGCTCGGCTGCCGGGCGACGGGCGGGACACAGGCAGCGCGCGGCTGA
- a CDS encoding glycosyl hydrolase family 95 catalytic domain-containing protein has translation MDIQQTAPRDNKPSRRGFLALAAAGAATALGGLPAFTASAAPFRPTESPMLSAADAAKNQLWWGAPGSSHSMIEQGLPVGNGRLGALASNDPAHELLMITDATLWTGHLNDKLQSDGQFPYGRDDFGSLTLLAKLTVAIPDHDLGSVDNYRRSLDMAQGLVSTSYDISGVTYRRQVFASRPDDAIVLYFSQQGGGAYTGTVSLAGTHGESTTANSAGRYASFGASFANGLKYGAAVTAHSSTGRVRVDGTSISFSGCKDLTVVVSGGTNYASDAAAKFRDPSVDPQRLARTKVLKAAGHPTSTLLHTHVADFRAVFGQLDINLGTSSAAQRELDTWERLQARHRDDLPDPELEAAYLQFGRYLMISGSRGSLPMGLQGPWLDGNDPDWMADYHSDINIQMNYWMADRAGLSECFDAFTDYCLAQLSSWTDVTQRLFNDSTNRYRNSSGKVAGWTVAFSTNPYGGSGWWWHPAGNAWLCQSLFEHYEYTQDRAYLKKIYPLLKGAVEFWDARLITTTVTDASGAKREVLIDDSDWSPEHGPQDAKGNTYAQELVWGLFGNFHTASELLAKDAAHRKTVDGLRERLYLPVVSPKTGWLEEWMSPDNLGETTHRHLSPLINLFPGDRIRPDGSTPKDIVDGATALLTARGMNSFGWANAWRSLCWARLKNADKAYQLVVNNLKPSVNGTNGTAMNLFDIYEVETGRGIFQIEANFGTPAAIVEMLVYSRPGHIELLPALPAAWAASGSVSGVGVRGGFVADLSWKNGKVTRATLKSVGGRRTTVVAGGASRKISLKPGESVTLRNLG, from the coding sequence GTGGACATCCAGCAGACCGCACCACGCGACAACAAACCCAGCCGCAGAGGCTTCCTCGCTCTCGCCGCCGCCGGCGCGGCCACCGCACTCGGTGGTCTGCCCGCCTTCACCGCCTCGGCGGCCCCCTTCCGCCCCACCGAGTCGCCCATGCTGTCCGCGGCCGACGCCGCGAAGAACCAGCTGTGGTGGGGCGCTCCCGGCTCCTCCCACTCGATGATCGAGCAGGGGCTGCCGGTCGGGAACGGACGCCTCGGGGCGCTCGCGAGCAACGACCCCGCCCATGAACTTCTGATGATCACCGACGCCACCCTGTGGACCGGCCATCTCAACGACAAGCTCCAGAGCGACGGCCAGTTCCCCTACGGCCGCGACGACTTCGGCTCCTTGACCCTGCTGGCCAAGCTCACGGTCGCCATCCCCGACCACGACCTGGGAAGCGTCGACAACTACCGCCGTTCCCTGGACATGGCCCAGGGCCTGGTCAGCACCTCGTACGACATCTCCGGCGTGACCTACCGGCGGCAGGTCTTCGCCAGCCGCCCCGACGACGCCATCGTCCTGTACTTCTCCCAGCAGGGCGGCGGCGCCTACACGGGCACCGTCTCCCTCGCCGGCACCCACGGCGAGTCCACCACCGCCAACAGCGCGGGGCGCTACGCGTCGTTCGGCGCCTCCTTCGCCAACGGCCTGAAGTACGGCGCCGCCGTCACCGCCCACAGCAGCACCGGCAGGGTCCGCGTCGACGGTACGTCGATCTCCTTCAGCGGCTGCAAGGACCTCACCGTCGTCGTCAGCGGCGGCACCAACTACGCGTCCGACGCGGCCGCGAAGTTCCGCGACCCTTCCGTGGACCCGCAGCGCCTCGCCAGGACCAAGGTCCTCAAGGCGGCCGGCCACCCGACGAGCACCCTGCTGCACACACATGTCGCCGACTTCCGCGCCGTGTTCGGACAGCTGGACATCAACCTCGGCACCTCGTCCGCCGCGCAGCGCGAACTGGACACCTGGGAGCGGCTGCAGGCACGCCACCGGGACGACCTCCCCGACCCGGAACTCGAGGCCGCCTACCTGCAGTTCGGCCGCTATCTGATGATCTCCGGATCGCGGGGCAGCCTGCCGATGGGCCTCCAGGGCCCGTGGCTGGACGGCAACGACCCGGACTGGATGGCCGACTACCACAGCGACATCAACATCCAGATGAACTACTGGATGGCGGACCGGGCGGGCCTGTCCGAGTGTTTCGACGCCTTCACGGACTACTGCCTCGCGCAGTTGTCCTCCTGGACGGACGTCACCCAGCGGCTGTTCAACGACTCCACCAACCGATACCGCAACTCCAGCGGCAAGGTCGCCGGCTGGACCGTCGCCTTCTCCACCAACCCCTATGGCGGGTCCGGCTGGTGGTGGCACCCGGCCGGCAACGCCTGGCTCTGCCAGAGCCTGTTCGAGCACTACGAGTACACCCAGGACCGCGCCTATCTCAAGAAGATCTACCCGCTCCTCAAGGGCGCCGTGGAGTTCTGGGACGCACGTCTCATCACCACGACCGTCACCGACGCGTCCGGCGCGAAGCGCGAGGTCCTGATCGACGACAGCGACTGGTCGCCCGAGCACGGCCCGCAGGACGCCAAGGGCAACACGTATGCCCAGGAACTGGTGTGGGGCCTCTTCGGAAACTTCCACACCGCTTCCGAGCTGCTCGCCAAGGACGCCGCCCACCGGAAGACCGTCGACGGTCTGCGCGAGCGCCTGTACCTGCCCGTGGTCAGCCCCAAGACCGGCTGGCTGGAGGAGTGGATGTCGCCCGACAACCTCGGCGAGACCACGCACCGGCACCTCTCCCCGCTCATCAACCTGTTCCCCGGCGACCGCATCCGTCCGGACGGCTCCACGCCGAAGGACATCGTCGACGGCGCGACCGCCCTCCTCACGGCGCGCGGCATGAACAGTTTCGGCTGGGCCAACGCCTGGCGCAGCCTGTGCTGGGCGAGGCTGAAGAACGCGGACAAGGCGTACCAGCTGGTCGTCAACAACCTGAAGCCGTCGGTCAACGGAACCAACGGCACCGCGATGAACCTCTTCGACATCTACGAGGTGGAGACGGGCCGCGGCATCTTCCAGATCGAGGCGAACTTCGGCACCCCCGCCGCGATCGTCGAGATGCTGGTCTACTCGCGGCCCGGCCATATCGAGCTGCTCCCCGCGCTGCCCGCCGCCTGGGCGGCATCCGGCTCGGTGTCCGGCGTGGGCGTGCGCGGCGGCTTCGTCGCGGATCTCAGCTGGAAGAACGGCAAGGTCACCCGGGCGACGCTGAAGAGCGTGGGCGGCCGCCGCACGACCGTCGTCGCGGGCGGCGCCTCGCGGAAGATCAGCCTCAAGCCCGGTGAGTCCGTCACGCTGCGGAACCTCGGATGA
- a CDS encoding alpha-galactosidase D, which translates to MGSSSYAVIPGAAPRSGRRSIRAVLVLALTAGVATVVPAAQADTSTPAAAPVAAKPYMGWSSWSMQSSKYPGLNPDGDYSYLTEANVLKQTDALASKLKKYGYDHVNIDAGWWMDKNWKTQFDQYGRQTPDPVRFPHGMKSVADHIHSKGLKAGIYLPVGLEKGAYGDGKTPISKAPGCTTADIVYSDLRTTNGWDNAYKIDFDKSCAQKYIDSQAQMFADWGYDFLKLDGVGPGSFKSGDNYNNVADVAAWQKAIAATGRPIHLELSWSLDIGHAADWKKYSNGWRIDTDIECYCNTLVTWENSVNDRWDDAPAWSSKAGPGGWNDLDAIDVGNGEMDGLTKAERQSYMTLWAINKSPLFTGDDLTKLDSYGVSLLTNKEVIAVDQNTSPVARPVTPVGDQQVWGTKNADGSYTVALFNLGDSPASVTAHWASFGFTGNASVRDLWNKTNLGTHKNKITEALPAHGSRLFTIKPGGGTLATTGYEAEAAANTLSGNASVGGCDACSGGKKVGNLYTGGKLRINDITVKKDGIYTVKVAYVSGDPRSVTVLSNSGNGTSLKFPSTGDWSTAETVSVQLALKAGSNTITFDSGSGYAPDIDRIVVPQSV; encoded by the coding sequence ATGGGGTCATCCTCGTACGCCGTCATACCCGGAGCCGCCCCGCGCTCCGGCCGCCGCTCCATAAGAGCCGTCCTCGTCCTCGCCCTCACCGCGGGTGTCGCGACGGTCGTCCCGGCCGCCCAGGCGGACACGAGCACGCCCGCCGCCGCTCCGGTCGCCGCCAAGCCGTACATGGGCTGGTCGAGCTGGAGCATGCAGTCGTCGAAGTACCCGGGCCTCAACCCGGACGGCGACTACAGCTATCTCACCGAGGCGAACGTCCTGAAGCAGACGGACGCCCTCGCCTCGAAGCTGAAGAAGTACGGCTACGACCACGTCAACATCGACGCCGGCTGGTGGATGGACAAGAACTGGAAGACCCAGTTCGACCAGTACGGCCGGCAGACGCCCGACCCGGTCCGCTTCCCCCACGGCATGAAGTCGGTCGCCGACCACATCCACTCCAAGGGCCTCAAGGCGGGCATCTACCTGCCCGTCGGCCTGGAGAAGGGGGCGTACGGCGACGGCAAGACGCCGATCTCGAAGGCCCCCGGCTGCACCACCGCCGACATCGTCTACTCGGACCTGCGCACCACCAACGGCTGGGACAACGCCTACAAGATCGACTTCGACAAGTCCTGCGCGCAGAAGTACATCGACTCGCAGGCGCAGATGTTCGCGGACTGGGGCTACGACTTCCTCAAGCTGGACGGGGTGGGCCCGGGCTCGTTCAAGTCCGGTGACAACTACAACAACGTCGCCGACGTCGCCGCCTGGCAGAAGGCCATCGCCGCCACCGGCCGCCCGATCCACCTCGAGCTCTCCTGGTCGCTCGACATCGGCCACGCCGCCGACTGGAAGAAGTACTCCAACGGCTGGCGCATCGACACCGACATCGAGTGCTACTGCAACACCCTGGTCACCTGGGAGAACTCGGTCAACGACCGATGGGACGACGCCCCGGCGTGGAGCAGCAAGGCGGGCCCCGGCGGCTGGAACGACCTCGACGCCATCGATGTCGGCAACGGCGAGATGGACGGCCTCACCAAGGCCGAGCGGCAGAGCTACATGACGCTGTGGGCCATCAACAAGTCGCCGCTGTTCACCGGTGACGACCTCACCAAGCTGGACAGCTACGGCGTCTCCCTGCTCACCAACAAGGAAGTCATCGCCGTCGATCAGAACACCTCGCCCGTCGCGCGTCCGGTCACCCCGGTCGGCGACCAGCAGGTCTGGGGCACCAAGAACGCCGACGGCAGCTACACCGTCGCCCTGTTCAACCTCGGCGACTCGCCGGCCTCCGTCACCGCCCACTGGGCTTCGTTCGGATTCACCGGCAACGCCTCCGTGCGTGACCTGTGGAACAAGACGAACCTCGGGACCCACAAGAACAAGATCACCGAGGCGCTGCCCGCACATGGCTCGCGGCTGTTCACGATCAAGCCCGGCGGCGGCACCCTGGCGACCACGGGCTACGAGGCCGAGGCCGCGGCCAACACCCTGTCGGGCAACGCCTCCGTCGGCGGATGTGACGCCTGCTCCGGCGGCAAGAAGGTCGGCAACCTGTACACCGGCGGCAAGCTGCGGATCAACGACATCACGGTGAAGAAGGACGGGATCTACACCGTCAAGGTCGCCTACGTCAGCGGCGACCCCCGCTCGGTGACCGTCCTGTCCAACAGCGGTAACGGCACGAGCCTGAAGTTCCCCTCCACGGGCGACTGGAGCACGGCCGAGACCGTCAGTGTCCAACTGGCACTGAAGGCGGGCTCGAACACCATCACGTTCGACAGCGGCAGCGGATACGCACCCGACATCGACAGGATCGTCGTTCCGCAGTCCGTCTGA
- a CDS encoding carbohydrate ABC transporter permease, which yields MTTTVPRPASRPRTRREPQQPKTSSRPRRQTGRHLMLGGIALLWLVPLLWAMYTSLRPYSDTAKHGYLSWPHSLGFDNFTDAWDQSGMPHFFWNSVLITVPSVLFTLLFSSAVAFFVSRFDFRWNIVLLMLFTAGNLLPAQVLVTPLYRLYLLVPLPQWMSDSLLLYNSAWGIIAIHIAYQSGFCTFLLSNYMKTIPKEISEAALVDGAPVWRQFFQIILPLCRPAFAALATLESIWIYNDFFWPLALIETGDKRPVTSALANLQGAYFTNPNLIAAGALMTAIPTLLVYFALQRQFISGLTIGSGKG from the coding sequence GTGACCACGACCGTGCCGCGCCCGGCCTCCCGCCCGCGGACCCGGCGCGAGCCGCAGCAGCCGAAGACCTCATCGAGGCCGCGGCGCCAGACAGGCCGTCATCTGATGCTGGGCGGCATCGCCCTGCTGTGGCTCGTCCCGCTGCTGTGGGCGATGTACACGTCGCTGCGGCCCTACTCGGACACCGCGAAGCACGGCTATCTCTCCTGGCCCCACAGCCTCGGCTTCGACAACTTCACGGACGCCTGGGACCAGTCCGGGATGCCGCACTTCTTCTGGAACTCCGTCCTCATCACGGTCCCGTCGGTGCTGTTCACCCTGCTGTTCTCGTCGGCGGTCGCCTTCTTCGTCTCCCGCTTCGACTTCCGCTGGAACATCGTTCTGCTGATGCTGTTCACCGCGGGCAATCTCCTGCCCGCGCAGGTCCTCGTCACCCCGCTGTACCGGCTCTACCTCCTCGTCCCGCTGCCGCAGTGGATGAGCGACTCGCTCCTTCTCTACAACTCGGCCTGGGGCATCATCGCCATCCACATCGCCTACCAGTCCGGGTTCTGCACCTTCCTGCTCAGCAACTACATGAAGACGATCCCGAAGGAGATCTCCGAGGCGGCGCTCGTGGACGGCGCCCCCGTGTGGCGGCAGTTCTTCCAGATCATCCTGCCGCTGTGCCGCCCGGCGTTCGCGGCCCTGGCGACGCTCGAATCGATCTGGATCTACAACGACTTCTTCTGGCCGCTCGCGCTGATCGAGACCGGCGACAAGCGCCCCGTCACCTCCGCCCTGGCGAACCTCCAGGGTGCGTACTTCACCAATCCCAACCTCATCGCGGCCGGTGCTCTGATGACCGCGATCCCCACACTGCTGGTGTACTTCGCGCTCCAGCGCCAATTCATCAGCGGACTCACCATCGGTTCGGGCAAGGGCTGA
- a CDS encoding carbohydrate ABC transporter permease, producing MSSAPSVSSAPASPAPRKARPRRLGPGDRIFLTVIIGIPLAALLFFVWLPALASLWLSFTTWDGIDLVDIHWVGLDNYQEIFTNYPPFWPAVRHNVAWLLFTALLPTPFGIFLAYQLDRKIRFTRVYQTAIFLPMVLSLAVVGFIWEIIYNPDTGLLNGLLNAAGSGHHIDWLGNPDLNLWAVLVASGWRHTGYIMILYLAGLKGFDPALKEAAALDGANGRQTFLRVVFPALRPVNVIILVITVMESLRSFDVVYVLGGGIGSKPGMELLSLLITDNILGESSHIGYGSALAVVLLVVSLAAIGTFLVQNFRKEDQ from the coding sequence GTGTCCTCCGCGCCCTCCGTGTCCTCCGCGCCCGCGTCTCCCGCACCGCGAAAGGCCCGCCCCCGCCGCCTCGGCCCCGGCGACCGGATCTTTCTGACCGTCATCATCGGCATCCCGCTCGCGGCCCTGCTCTTCTTCGTCTGGCTGCCCGCACTGGCCTCCCTGTGGCTGTCCTTCACCACCTGGGACGGCATCGACCTGGTCGACATCCACTGGGTCGGCCTGGACAACTACCAGGAGATCTTCACCAACTACCCGCCGTTCTGGCCGGCGGTGCGGCACAACGTGGCCTGGCTGCTGTTCACGGCCCTGCTGCCCACCCCGTTCGGCATCTTCCTCGCCTACCAGCTCGACCGGAAGATCCGCTTCACGAGGGTCTACCAGACCGCGATCTTCCTGCCGATGGTGCTCTCCCTGGCCGTGGTGGGCTTCATCTGGGAGATCATCTACAACCCCGACACCGGGCTCCTCAACGGCCTCCTGAACGCGGCCGGTTCGGGCCACCACATCGACTGGCTCGGCAACCCCGACCTCAACCTGTGGGCCGTCCTGGTCGCCTCCGGCTGGCGGCACACCGGCTACATCATGATTCTCTACCTGGCCGGCCTGAAGGGCTTCGACCCGGCGCTCAAGGAAGCCGCCGCGCTCGACGGGGCCAACGGACGGCAGACCTTCCTGCGGGTGGTCTTCCCGGCCCTGAGACCGGTCAACGTCATCATCCTGGTCATCACGGTCATGGAGTCCCTGCGGTCCTTCGACGTCGTCTACGTCCTCGGCGGCGGAATCGGAAGCAAGCCGGGCATGGAGCTCCTGTCCCTCCTCATCACCGACAACATCCTCGGCGAGTCCAGTCACATCGGTTACGGTTCCGCCCTCGCGGTCGTCCTGCTCGTGGTCTCCCTTGCCGCCATCGGGACGTTCCTCGTCCAGAACTTCCGCAAGGAGGACCAGTGA